In Streptacidiphilus sp. P02-A3a, the DNA window TCCTGCGCGGACCCAGCGGTCTCGGCACCTCCGGCCCGCATCCGGGCCGGGCCGCGGACCGGGCCTCGGACGGGGCCTCGGCGGAGCTCGAACTCCCGCGACCGGCAACCGAATCCGACGCGGCACCGGGGCCGGTGGCAGCCGTGGCCCAGGACGCGCCGCGGCGGGAGGTGCCGGCGCCCAGGCCGATCCCGGGGCTGTACTACCACCCGGTGCCCGAGCCCGACCCGGTGCGCGTGGCCGAGGTGAGCCACCGGATCAAGCAGTGGGCGGTGGAGGAGGTCCAGCTGTTCCCGCCCGAGTGGGAGGGCCAGTTCGACGGCTTCGACATCGGGCGCTACATGGTCGCCTGCCACCCGGTCGCGCCCACGATCGAGCATCTGCTGATCGCCACCCGGCTGATGGCCGCCGAGAACGCGTTGGACGACCAGTACTGCGAGGACCACGGCGGCTCCCCGGTCGGCCTGGGCGGGCGGCTGCTGCTGGCGCACACCGCCCTCGATCCGCTGCACACCACGCAGGAGTACCAGCCGGCCTGGGCCGCGTCGCTGTCGGCGGACTCCCCCCGGCGCGCCTACCGCTCGGCCATGCGGTACTTCGCCCAGGCGGCCTCGCCCTCCCAGGCGGACCGCTTCCGGCACGACATGGCGCGGCTGCACCTGGGCTACCTGGCCGAGGCGGCCTGGCAGGAGACGGACTACGTTCCCGAGGTCTGGGAATACCTGTCGATGCGCCAGTTCAACAACTTCCGTCCCTGCCCGACCATCACCGACACCGTGGACGGCTACGAACTGCCCGCCGACCTGCACGCGCTGCCGGTGGTCCAGCGGGTCATCGCCCTGGGCTCCAACGCGACCACCATCGTCAACGACCTGTACTCGTACACCAAGGAACTCGCCAGTCCAGGACGGCACTTGAACCTGCCGGTGGTCATCGGCGAGCGCGAGGAGTGCTCCGAGCGCGAGGCGTACCTGAAGGCGGTCGAGGTCCACAACGAGCTCATGCACGGCTTCGAGGACGCCGCGGCCCAGGCGGCGGCGGACCACCCGGTGCCCACGGTGCTCCGCTTCCTGCGCGGCGTGGCCGCCTGGGTCGACGGAAACCACCACTGGCACTGCACCAACACCTACCGCTACACCCTGCCCGACTTCTGGTGACCTTCCGGTGACCGCGCCCGCGGGACCCACCCCTGTTGACCGAGGAGAGGAACGACCCATGACCACAACCGACTTCACCCCCGACACCGCCGTGATCCCCGGGCCCGCCACGCCCTACCAGGACGACATCGCCCGCTACTGGGACCAGGAGGCGCGCCCGGTCAACCTGCGGCTGGGCGATGTCGACGGCCTCTACCACCACCACTACGGCATCGGCGACGTCGACCGGGATGCGCTCGCCGGTCCCGCCAGTGGCCACGAGAGGCGGCTGGTCGCGGAGTTGCACCGGTTGGAGTCGGCGCAGGCCGACCTGCTGCTGGACCACCTGGGCCACGTCCCGCGCGAGTCGCTGCTGGTGGACGCCGGATGCGGGCGCGGCGGCTCGATGATGATGGCCCATCAGCGTTTCGGGTGCCGGGTCGAGGGGCTGACGCTGTCGGCCAAGCAGGCCGAGTTCGCCAACCGGCGCGCCGAGGAGACCGAGGCCGCCGCGTTCGTCCACGCCCGGGTCCGCAACATGTTGGACATGCCGTTCGAGACCGGTTCGGCCCGGGCCTCCTGGAACAACGAGTCCAGCATGTACGTCGACCTGGACGACCTGATGGGCGAGCACGCGCGGATCCTGGAGGTCGGCGGCCGGTACGTCACCATCACCGGCTGCTGGAACCCGGCCTACGGGCAGCCCTCGAAGTGGGTGTCGCAGATCAACGCGCACTTCGAGTGCAACATCCACTCCCGCCGGGAGTACCTGCGGGCCATGGCCGACAACCGGCTGGTGCCCCGGGCCATCATCGACCTGACCGAGGCCACCTTGCCCTACTGGGAGTTGCGCGCCACCTCCGCCCTGGTCACCGGCATCGAGGAGGCGTTCCTGTCCTCCTACAAGGACGGCTCCTTCCAGTACGTGCTGATCGCCGCCGACCGGGTCTGACCCCCCAGCCCCCGGGCCCCTGCCGTCCCGCGCGGGACGGCGGAGGCCCCGGGGCGGTTGCTCAGTAGCGGGTCGCGCCGTGGGTGGGGGCGGTGGTCGCCCGGTCGTTGTGGTGCCGGGTGGAGTCGCCGCCGGGCACGATGGAGAAGCCGCCGTTGTCCAGCGCGGTCTCGGTGTAGCCGCCGCTGTCGATGGCCTGCGGGCTGAAGTCGTCGAAGACCTGGCCGTTGACGGTGACGTTCGTGAAGTCCAGTTCGCTGAACGAGGGGTAGCTGCTGGACGGGGACTCGATGACGGCCTCGGCGCTGATGTTCTGCGCGTCCAGGTACTGCTGGGTCTGCTCGCTCCAGCCCTGGGTGTTGTCGGTCAGGGTCAGCGTGTAGTTGCCCTGGCCGTCGGTGGTCACCGAGCCGGTGAAGGAGTCGCCCACCGAGACCGGGTCGCTGAAGTACTGCGGCGCCGCCGGGTACATCTCGTACCAGCCGCTGAGCACCGGGGAGCCGCTGGAGCAGTCGACCTGCACACCGGTCTGCTCGACGGTCTGCGACCCGTATCCGTCGATGCCGACCCACGGCGCGAACAGGTCGTTGCTGCTGTCGCAGGTGACCTGCGGCATCGTCCACGAGCCGCTGATACTGGTGAACCCGCTGCCCTGGGCGACGTAGCCGCCCCAGACGCCGTCCGAGTCGTGCGCCCGTATCTGATGGTCCGTCAACGGGCGCTGCGGCCCGTACCCGGCCGCCGAGGCCCCGACCGGGAAGGCGAGGGCCGCGGCGCCGAGGGCGGACAGCAGGGCCACGGTACGGCGGGCCCTGCCCGCAGTGCGGGGATGCTCATGGCTGGACTCCAGGGGTGCGTGGGGGTGGGCGGGCGGATCGCGCGCCGGGACGCCCCTCGGCGCGCCGGAAACCGGAACCCCGCGCCCGATTTGACTGTGCATCATCAAACACCCCGATCCGGGGTGGCAACAAGGGGCCGAGGCCGGTTCGGCATGTCCTCATCCCCGGACCGCCCGCCACCGCCACCCGGCGGGCCGCGCCGCACCCCAGCTCAGCCCGGCGATGGCGCGGTCGCGGGGCCCCCGCGACCGCCATGCCCTCCACAGGATCCTCACAGCGCGGGCCCAGCCCCGGATCGCGGCGCAGCGGGACCCCGCCGCGGCCGCCGGTCGAGAGGCGCCGGGGGCACGCGAAGAATATTTGTCCTTCGTACACGTTCTTTACTGACGGTCCTGAGCCGTGGTCAAAAGATAGGGTGGCCCGGCCGGAGTGATCACTCGCCCATGCCACCGGGTCCGGCGGAGGGTCTCCGGAGGGATGGGACCGCACCAGTGGACGAGGAGAGACCGGCATGTTGAAGACCAGGGCCATCAGGGGCGCGGCCATCGCCGCGGCGTTCGGCGCCGTGGCGGGCGTGGTATCCGTGGCAGCGGTGAGCGGGACGGCGTCGGCCGCGACCGGCTCCGCCGCGCGCCCGGACTCCTACGCCTGCAACAAGAACGGCTACCAGGCGACCTGCACCAACGCACCGCCGACGTGACCTTGTGGTCGCCGAGCAACAATCCCATCGTCACCGTCCCCAAGGGCGCCCAGGTGGCGGTCAGTTGCTACTACACCGGGCAGGGCGCACCGGACCCGGACGGGTTCTGGGACCACATCGTGTGGACGTCGAACCTCGGGAACACCTGGGGCCACCTCAGCGACAACGACGTCAACCTCGGCGGCGCCAACCCGCCGAGCGCGGGAATCCCGCACTGCTGAACCGCCGTGGAACCACTACCGCGTGGAGCCGGTCCCTCGGCTTCCGGCGTTTTTCACCCGGTGGCGAGTTCCGCCAGTGCGGCTCCGTCCGGGCCGTAGACGGTGACCGACTCCCCGCTGGGGACCGCCGGTTGCCCGTCGGTCTGCGGGACCCAGGCGTAGCCGGTCGCGTAGCCGGGGTGGCCCGGGAGGGTCACTACCGTGGCCGGGTAGGTCCGCCCGGCCACGGTGACCGTCATCCGCGCCGCCCGGCCGGGCCCGGTGTAGAGCGGCAGGAAGAACGTGCCGCCGCTGTCGCCGGACGTCCGCAGGCTGACCGAGCCCGCCGCCTGGTTGCCGCCGACGGTGGCACTGCACTGCGCCGGGTCCTGGGCGCTCCCTTCGCAGCTCTGGTCGGCCGTCAGTCGGAGCCAGTGGCCGCGGCCGATCGACACGTCCTGACCTGCCGTCACTGTCTTTGCAGCAGAGGGTACATGTAGTGGTGACGGTGTGTCAGAAATGGTTGCCGGTGGCGCGGAGCGGGCCGGGGCGGCCCCGGGCGCGGTCCGGACCGTGCCCGTGCCCGTTCCCGTTCCCGTTCCCAGTAGCGCGGCCGCGGCCGGGACGGCCAGTGCGGCGGCCACCGCCAGCGCGGTCCGCCGTGCGCGGCGACGCTGGAGCCGCGCGCGGGCGGCGGCGCGTACCGGGGCGGCCGGCCAGAGCGGCGGGGCCAGGGCGTCGGCCTCGTCGCGCAGCGCCTGGCGCAGCATGTCCTCGGTCGTCATCGTGGGTCCGCTCCTTCCAGGTCCCGGCCCGGCCAACGCCCACGCCAACGCCCACGCACACGCACACGCCCACGCCCACGGGAGGGGCCCCGTTGCGGAGCACCTTGCCCGGTGGGCAGCCGGGCGTTTCGGCGACCTGGTGCTCGCTCAGGTCCTCCCAGTACGTGGGCGTCCGGCTCGTCCGGTGCGCTGGTCGGCGTCCGGCGCGGGGAGACTTTCGCCGGTGTCAGCTGGGCCAGGTCCTGCGCCGCGTGGTGGTCGCCGGTCAGCAGGTCGGCGGTGCGGGCCAGGCGGCTCCAGCGCGCTGCCGCGAACTCCTCGAAGTCCAGCTCGCGCTGTCGCGGTTCGCGCACCGCGCCCACCCCCGTCCGTCCCTCGCTCCGCACCGCCGACTGCCTTCCCTGCCCCGGTTCCGCGTCGTGCTACAGCGTCGTCAGGACCGTCCCGGCGGCGTTGTAGACGGTCGTGGTGACGTTCCCCGTGGTCTGCGGGGCGCCCCAGCCGTAGCCGACGGTGTATCCGGTGTCGCCCGCGAGGCGGACCAGCCGCAGGGTGTCGTTCTGCTGGCCGGCCCGGACGGTGATCCGCGCCGCGCCGCTGCCCAGGTACAGCGC includes these proteins:
- a CDS encoding family 2 encapsulin nanocompartment cargo protein terpene cyclase; translation: MPAPAARPRRPHRRPRRRPPGAAARVTIARESTTLRGVADHAPSRRTAPSGRGGVLVNDITALQRILRGPSGLGTSGPHPGRAADRASDGASAELELPRPATESDAAPGPVAAVAQDAPRREVPAPRPIPGLYYHPVPEPDPVRVAEVSHRIKQWAVEEVQLFPPEWEGQFDGFDIGRYMVACHPVAPTIEHLLIATRLMAAENALDDQYCEDHGGSPVGLGGRLLLAHTALDPLHTTQEYQPAWAASLSADSPRRAYRSAMRYFAQAASPSQADRFRHDMARLHLGYLAEAAWQETDYVPEVWEYLSMRQFNNFRPCPTITDTVDGYELPADLHALPVVQRVIALGSNATTIVNDLYSYTKELASPGRHLNLPVVIGEREECSEREAYLKAVEVHNELMHGFEDAAAQAAADHPVPTVLRFLRGVAAWVDGNHHWHCTNTYRYTLPDFW
- a CDS encoding geranyl diphosphate 2-C-methyltransferase; amino-acid sequence: MTTTDFTPDTAVIPGPATPYQDDIARYWDQEARPVNLRLGDVDGLYHHHYGIGDVDRDALAGPASGHERRLVAELHRLESAQADLLLDHLGHVPRESLLVDAGCGRGGSMMMAHQRFGCRVEGLTLSAKQAEFANRRAEETEAAAFVHARVRNMLDMPFETGSARASWNNESSMYVDLDDLMGEHARILEVGGRYVTITGCWNPAYGQPSKWVSQINAHFECNIHSRREYLRAMADNRLVPRAIIDLTEATLPYWELRATSALVTGIEEAFLSSYKDGSFQYVLIAADRV
- a CDS encoding G1 family glutamic endopeptidase, with amino-acid sequence MALLSALGAAALAFPVGASAAGYGPQRPLTDHQIRAHDSDGVWGGYVAQGSGFTSISGSWTMPQVTCDSSNDLFAPWVGIDGYGSQTVEQTGVQVDCSSGSPVLSGWYEMYPAAPQYFSDPVSVGDSFTGSVTTDGQGNYTLTLTDNTQGWSEQTQQYLDAQNISAEAVIESPSSSYPSFSELDFTNVTVNGQVFDDFSPQAIDSGGYTETALDNGGFSIVPGGDSTRHHNDRATTAPTHGATRY